A genomic stretch from Diprion similis isolate iyDipSimi1 chromosome 1, iyDipSimi1.1, whole genome shotgun sequence includes:
- the LOC124408652 gene encoding isoleucine--tRNA ligase, cytoplasmic, translating to MTEKLPDTINFPKEEEIILELWKKLDVFNTCLKQSKGKPRYSFFDGPPFATGMPHYGHLLAGSIKDIVTRYAHQRGFHVERRFGWDTHGLPVEFEVDKVLGIKGPDDVAKMGIANYNKECRSIVMRYASEWETIVGRIGRWIDFKNDYKTLYPWYMESIWWIFKELFNKGLVYQGVKVMPFSTGCNTPLSNFESGQNYKDVVDPSVVIAFPLLDEPGISVLAWTTTPWTLPSNLALCCNPNFEYVQVKDLATDKNYIILESSLNLIYKSKDQYALVGKRKGTDLKGKRYEPPFNYFCNLREKGAFVILNDTYVTAETGTGIVHQAPYFGEDDYRCCLAAGIITRDQSVVCPVDNCGNFTEPVSDFLGQYVKTADKNIIKHLQGKGKLVHSGTSKHNYPYCWRSDTPLIYKAVPSWFIRVEQFKDKLITASSETYWVPEYVKDKRFGNWLRDARDWAISRNRYWGNPIPLWISEDKKEIVCVGSIAELEQLTGSKIEDIHRESIDHLTIPSKRPGQPPLKRVTEVFDCWFESGSMPYAQMHYPFERVKDFEDSFPADFIAEGIDQTRGWFYTLLVISTALFGKAPFKNLVANGLVLAADGQKMSKRKQNYPDPKEVLNKFGADALRLYLINSPVVRAENLRFKEEGVRDIIKDVFLPWYNAFRFLMQNVERFEREEKLPFNYNETKKTSDFSDNIMDRWITSFTQSLLQFLKEEMQAYRLYTVVPRLIKFIDNLTNWYVRMNRKRIKGDGGTRDCEQALNTLFSVLYTMVRINAPFTPFLTEFMFQRLSKLIVATKGNMDSVHYQMIPDPNTTLIDETIEKAVSHMQTVIELGRVARDRKTIPVKYPLPGIVVIHRDPKVLEDINSLKTYILEELNIRELTTTTDKEKYGVILRAEPDHKTLGARLKGEFKSIMQAIKQLSDEDLQKFVATKKIQVQGHELGPEDLRLMFSFTGPAAEKFSEQYEAHSEGDILILLDVTPDETMQHEGVAREIINRVQKLRKKAQLVPSDEAIVYYEIEDLSSNLAAVAVSYKSFIEGITKTPQKNIAEMSPNDEIIIQEEQKVKGINLKLVLTKVKAADSTDKSLHLNDSQVEPFSKWVNLKLLNLKPRFGATNSVATILLENFAGGVSISYNQLNSEIEKIFGIYGCHYDLYLDEKLVTESTPITSLHKQTILIVPAGTSPSLSNVNIKSPVCHFVNVKSRSQKGVVLLENPVGNFTLDNSALHERLLSVFGNVNFFNVPADNIFKLNGTTLEAK from the coding sequence ATGACGGAAAAACTACCAGATACAATAAACTTTCCCAAAGAGGAAGAAATCATCCTCGAGTTATGGAAAAAATTGGACGTGTTTAATACTTGTTTAAAACAGTCTAAGGGCAAACCTAGATACTCCTTCTTTGATGGGCCACCCTTTGCTACTGGTATGCCACATTACGGGCACTTGTTAGCAGGGTCAATAAAGGACATAGTCACCAGGTATGCTCATCAGCGCGGGTTTCATGTCGAGCGTAGATTTGGCTGGGACACACATGGCTTACCAGTAGAGTTCGAAGTCGACAAAGTGCTCGGGATCAAGGGCCCCGATGATGTAGCCAAGATGGGGATAGCGAACTATAACAAAGAATGTAGAAGCATTGTAATGCGCTACGCGTCTGAGTGGGAAACTATTGTTGGAAGGATTGGACGATGGATTGATTTTAAGAACGACTACAAGACCCTTTACCCTTGGTATATGGAATCCATATGGTGGATCTTTAAGGAATTATTCAACAAAGGTCTTGTATATCAAGGTGTAAAAGTAATGCCCTTCTCTACCGGGTGTAATACCCCATTATCCAATTTTGAATCTGGTCAGAACTACAAAGACGTCGTTGATCCTTCGGTAGTAATCGCTTTTCCACTGCTCGACGAACCTGGAATATCTGTTCTGGCATGGACGACAACTCCATGGACTCTTCCCAGTAACCTGGCATTATGTTGCAATCCAAATTTTGAGTACGTCCAGGTGAAAGACTTGGCTACGgataaaaattacatcatACTTGAGTCGAGTTTGAATCTTATTTACAAATCCAAAGATCAGTATGCGTTAGTTGGTAAGAGAAAGGGCACTGATCTTAAAGGTAAACGCTATGAGCCGCCTTTTAACTACTTTTGCAATCTGCGGGAAAAAGGAGCCTTCGTCATATTGAACGACACTTACGTAACCGCTGAAACTGGTACTGGAATTGTACATCAAGCACCGTACTTCGGAGAGGATGATTACCGCTGCTGTTTGGCAGCAGGAATAATAACTCGTGATCAATCCGTTGTCTGCCCTGTTGATAATTGTGGTAATTTTACAGAGCCAGTAAGTGACTTTTTGGGTCAGTATGTCAAGACTGCTgataaaaatatcataaaGCATCTACAGGGAAAAGGAAAACTTGTTCACAGTGGAACCAGTAAACACAACTATCCTTACTGTTGGAGGTCCGATACTCCGTTGATATACAAAGCAGTTCCATCTTGGTTTATTAGGGTTGAACAATTCAAAGACAAATTGATAACTGCAAGCTCTGAAACTTACTGGGTGCCTGAATATGTTAAAGATAAACGTTTTGGTAATTGGCTTCGAGATGCTAGGGACTGGGCCATCAGCAGAAATCGTTATTGGGGTAATCCCATACCGCTCTGGATCTCTGAGGACAAGAAGGAAATTGTTTGTGTTGGAAGTATTGCAGAATTGGAGCAGTTGACTGGATCCAAGATCGAAGATATTCACAGAGAAAGTATAGACCATCTAACTATTCCTTCTAAACGCCCTGGGCAACCTCCTCTTAAACGTGTCACCGAAGTATTCGACTGTTGGTTTGAATCTGGGTCCATGCCTTATGCTCAAATGCATTACCCGTTCGAACGAGTGAAGGACTTTGAAGATAGCTTCCCAGCCGATTTTATCGCTGAAGGTATCGATCAAACTCGTGGCTGGTTTTACACCTTGCTGGTCATTTCTACAGCATTATTTGGGAAGGCACCGTTCAAAAATCTAGTTGCAAACGGTCTGGTCCTTGCTGCTGATGGTCAGAAGATGTCCAAACGAAAGCAGAACTATCCAGATCCAAAAGAAGTACTTAATAAATTTGGGGCTGATGCTCTAAGGTTGTACTTGATCAACTCCCCAGTAGTCAGGGCTGAAAATTTACGCTTCAAAGAAGAAGGTGTGCGAGACATTATaaaagacgtatttttgccGTGGTATAATGCGTTTAGATTTTTGATGCAAAATGTTGAAAGATTCGAACGTGAAGAAAAACTACCATTCAATTACAATGAAACCAAGAAGACTTCTGACTTCTCAGACAACATAATGGACAGATGGATCACCTCCTTTACTCAATCCTTGCTGCAGTTCCTGAAAGAAGAAATGCAAGCTTATAGACTTTATACCGTCGTACCTCGgctgataaaatttatagacAATCTAACCAATTGGTACGTAAGAATGAACAGAAAACGAATAAAGGGTGATGGAGGAACAAGAGATTGTGAACAAGCGCTGAACACATTATTTTCCGTTCTCTATACAATGGTACGAATAAATGCACCATTTACACCATTTTTGACTGAATTCATGTTCCAACGATTGTccaaattaattgtagcaacCAAAGGCAACATGGACAGCGTTCACTACCAAATGATTCCCGATCCAAACACAACTCTTATTGATGAAACTATTGAAAAAGCAGTTTCGCACATGCAAACAGTAATTGAGCTGGGACGAGTTGCTAGGGACAGAAAAACTATTCCGGTAAAATATCCATTGCCAGGAATTGTGGTAATCCATCGAGATCCCAAAGTCTTAGAAGATATAAATTCACTCAAAACATATATACTTGAAGAATTAAACATAAGGGAGCTCACCACTACCactgataaagaaaaatatggcGTTATATTACGTGCTGAGCCAGATCATAAAACGCTTGGCGCTAGGCTGAAGGGCGAATTTAAATCTATAATGCAAGCTATCAAGCAACTATCGGATGAAGATCTCCAAAAATTcgttgcaacaaaaaaaatccaagtacAAGGTCACGAATTAGGGCCTGAAGATCTTCGGCTTATGTTTAGCTTCACCGGTCCAGCAGCTGAAAAGTTTTCTGAACAATACGAAGCTCACAGTGAAGGAGATATCCTGATTCTCCTGGATGTTACCCCAGATGAAACGATGCAGCACGAAGGTGTTGCGCGCGAAATAATAAACCGTGTACAGAAATTGAGGAAGAAAGCACAGCTTGTACCATCTGATGAGGCTATTGTGTATTACGAGATTGAAGACCTTAGTAGCAACTTGGCGGCAGTAGCTGTTAGCTATAAATCATTCATTGAAGGTATTACAAAAACGCCtcagaaaaatattgctgAGATGTCTCCTAACGATGAGATTATCATacaagaagaacaaaaagttAAGGGTATCAATCTTAAACTTGTATTAACAAAAGTCAAAGCAGCCGATTCCACTGACAAAAGTTTACATCTCAACGACTCCCAAGTAGAACCATTCTCTAAATGGGTCAATTTAAAACTGCTTAATCTTAAACCGAGATTTGGGGCTACCAATTCTGTAGCCACCatattattagaaaattttgcCGGAGGTGTCAGTATCTCGTATAATCAACTGAATTCTgagattgagaaaatatttggtaTATATGGCTGTCACTACGATTTGtatttagatgaaaaattagtCACCGAGTCAACGCCCATTACATCGTTACACAAGCAGACAATATTAATTGTTCCAGCTGGCACATCTCCATCATTATCCAATGTAAACATCAAATCACCTGTTTGTCACTTTGTCAATGTAAAGTCGAGATCGCAGAAGGGTGTTGTCCTACTTGAAAATCCTGTAGGAAATTTTACATTGGACAATAGTGCTTTGCATGAAAGATTACTATCAGTGTTTGgaaatgttaacttttttaatGTACCAgcagataatatttttaaactcaatGGGACAACATTAGAAGCCAAATAA
- the LOC124408714 gene encoding transmembrane and ubiquitin-like domain-containing protein 1, whose product MTLIDGVGDEVTDFFIIVSVLLVGWLAWCSTSIADQPLIRTVLILQHRTRTRIAELRASSQITNSTNRIQNLEPTPEAIEHVIETVNDTVDPQCPTPSAVPAPGEEQNETNSAVAAASSEEALIQAMDTFSNDDSGLRQRIVKIDTATESTDVPDSAATITTEHLGASAEPVVDDANQITIKLKFINDDQKVVKGSPEELLGDFKRRHFEVELAAQKLVRLVFNGQVLQPDTRTLKRCGLYHNCVVHCLVHQPRPNPTPAVQSGTSDNASPLYFNPQSFQDLPASAGLAAGRHDWDLSRLLVSILTVILGLAWYSRYHYAQLFTATTTLALYALTAMFTVALFGHFFPDQDSIRNIE is encoded by the exons ATGACGTTAATCGACGGTGTTGGTGACGAAGTGACTGATTTCTTCATAATAGTCAGTGTGCTGTTAGTCGGATGGCTAGCATGGTGTTCTACAAGTATAGCCGATCAGCCACTTATACGTACAGTGCTGATATTGCAACATCGCACACGCACTCGTATTGCTGAACTCCGGGCGAGTAGTCAGATTACAAACTCCACCAATCGAATCCAAAATCTTGAGCCCACACCGGAAGCTATAGAACATGTAATTGAAACTGTGAACGATACGGTAGATCCGCAATGTCCAACACCATCCGCTGTCCCAG CTCCTGGTGAGGAACAGAACGAGACAAACTCAGCTGTTGCGGCTGCCTCGTCCGAAGAAGCGCTAATCCAAGCTATGGACACTTTCAGTAACGATGACTCCGGATTACGACAGAGGATAGTCAAGATCGATACTGCTACGGAATCAACTGATGTACCTGATTCTGCGGCTACTATTACGACCGAGCATTTAGGTGCCAGTGCTGAGCCTGTGGTCGACGATGCTAATCAAATAACTATAAAACTAAAGTTTATCAATGATGATCAAAAAGTAGTTAAAGGAAGTCCAGAGGAATTATTGGGTGATTTTAAAAG AAGACATTTTGAGGTGGAACTTGCTGCTCAGAAACTAGTTCGCTTGGTATTCAATGGTCAGGTACTTCAACCTGATACTAGAACCTTGAAGAGATGCGGTTTGTACCATAACTGTGTTGTTCATTGCTTGGTACATCAACCACGACCAAATCCTACGCCTGCAGTTCAGTCAGGCACATCAGACAATGCCTCGCCACTGTACTTTAACCCTCAATCATTCCAAGACTTGCCAGCAAGTGCAGGCCTTGCAGCAGGACGACACGACTGGGATCTTAGTAGACTTTTAGTTAGCATTTTGACAGTAATTTTGGGTCTTGCTTGGTATTCACGATACCATTATGCTCAATTATTCACGGCAACTACTACTCTCGCACTATACGCGCTCACTGCTATGTTTACCGTTGCACTATTCGGCCACTTTTTCCCTGATCAAGATAGCATTAgaaacattgaataa
- the LOC124408659 gene encoding programmed cell death 6-interacting protein yields MADLIAVPLKKPSDVDIVKPLTNVIKSTYNSADNQKDYTEAINEFNKLRNNSLWRAFEKYESSLEVIYSYYDQLNALEAKIPAHELQIPFKWKDAFDRTIFGGKLSLTISTLAYEKVCVLFNIAALQSAVAATQSLDSDEGLKLAAKLFQQAAGIFNYLKGNVMLAIQQEPTPDISPDTLGALSSLMLAQAQEIFVHKAIHDSMKDGIVAKLAAQAEDLYAEALKLFQKEIFRAFWDKEWVPLIAGKQAGYRAMAELYQSFVCKTNKSIGEEIARLEHAVELFKSAQQRSNKPNLFQDYANKAQRNLTEAKKDNDFIYHERIPDVKMLDPIGKASVAKILPLSETLSSNFHDLFAELLPVSVHHALSSYESRRNEVVNSEISKLRESTQMLNSVLASLNLPAAIEDTSGTELPQSLLDKAAYVRNAGGVQALEATMNELPELLQRNKDILDESERMLKEEKDSDDQLREQFKERWTRIPSSSLTEQFTINAQKYRDIINNAVAADKVVRQRFESFRSGMETLSKDPSELLNTVPAGSALQESGAVSQLRKLMEDVETLKAERDAIESELKSATTDMKSVFLSALSQDGAIDEPNMSVERIGQVYGPLQKQVRDSLARQESLVADIQARHAAFINEHSGAGSTREAMLCQLASAYDAFKELENNLREGAKFYNDLTQLLVVFQNKISDFCFARKTEKEELMKDLTTNLSHTGPATTPTIPSHHGGNTPLSQSQSNIQGGSQLPYPTMQYQGGMPVPYGASAATPYPTYVPPPMPAGYNGLYNYGTMPYPAQGGYNPYQPQPHAPQAPYGGYATLPRYGGSNPPSKPW; encoded by the exons ATGGCAGACCTGATAGCCGTTCCCTTGAAGAAACCGTCAGACGTTGACATTGTCAAACCGCTGACAAATGTTATTAAATCAACTTATAACTCTGCTGACAACCAGAAAGATTATACTGAAGCTATAAATGAGTTTAATAAACTTCGTAATAACTCGTTATGGCGTGCCTTTGAGAAGTACGAAAGCTCTTTGGAGGTTATTTACAG TTACTATGACCAGCTCAATGCTTTGGAAGCAAAAATTCCAGCACATGAGCTGCAAATACCATTCAAATGGAAGGATGCTTTTGATCGGACAATATTTGGTGGAAAACTAAGTTTGA CGATCAGCACATTGGCATATGAAAAAGTATGCGTGCTTTTCAACATTGCTGCTCTACAAAGTGCAGTTGCGGCTACGCAGTCTCTTGATAGCGACGAAGGCCTCAAGCTTGCTGCGAAGCTCTTTCAG CAAGCTGCTGGtattttcaactatttgaAGGGTAATGTGATGCTTGCCATTCAGCAAGAGCCGACTCCTGATATAAGTCCTGATACTCTCGGCGCATTATCTTCACTGATGCTTGCTCAAGCACAAGAAATATTTGTACACAAAGCAATTCACGATTCTATGAAGGATGGTATTGTTGCTAAGCTTGCTGCACAGGCAGAAGATCTGTACGCCGaagctttgaaattatttcaaaaagaGATCTTCCGTGCTTTCTGGGACAAAGAATGGGTTCCATTG ATTGCAGGAAAGCAAGCTGGATATCGAGCAATGGCTGAATTGTATCAAAGTTTCGTATGCAAGACAAATAAAAGCATTGGAGAAGAAATTGCTAGATTGGAG CACGCAGTCGAATTGTTTAAGTCTGCTCAACAGCGATCTAATAAACCTAATTTGTTTCAAGACTACGCCAATAAGGCGCAAAGAAATTTAACCGAAGCAAAGAAAGACAATGATTTTATCTATCACGAACGCATTCCCGATGTCAAGATGCTAGATCCTATTGGAAAGGCTAGTGTAGCTAAGATACTTCCACTTTCTGAAACATTGAGCTCTAATTTCCACG ATTTATTCGCGGAACTGTTGCCTGTGAGTGTGCATCATGCACTGTCATCCTATGAGTCACGGCGAAATGAAGTAGTGAACAGTGAGATTTCCAAACTAAGAGAATCAACTCAGATGTTAAATAG CGTTTTAGCCAGTCTGAATTTGCCAGCTGCTATCGAAGATACAAGTGGCACAGAGTTGCCTCAATCTCTACTCGACAAGGCAGCATATGTGAGGAATGCGGGAGGAGTCCAAGCTCTCGAAGCAACAATGAACGAACTCCCAGAGCTACTGCAAAGAAACAAAGACATCTTGGACGAG TCTGAACGAATGCTGAAAGAGGAAAAGGATTCTGACGACCAGCTACGAGAACAATTCAAAGAACGATGGACTAGAATACCGAGTTCCAGTCTCACCGAACAGTTTACTATCAATGCCCAGAAATATCGTGACATCATCAATAATGCTGTTGCTGCAGACAAg GTTGTGCGCCAAAGATTTGAATCATTTCGTTCAGGAATGGAAACTCTTAGTAAGGATCCAAGTGAATTATTGAACACTGTACCAGCTGGCTCTGCTCTTCAAGAAAGTGGGGCGGTTTCTCAACTAAGAAAATTAATGGAGGAT GTTGAGACATTGAAAGCTGAGCGAGATGCAATCGAAAGTGAATTGAAGTCAGCTACAACCGATATGAAGTCAGTATTCTTGTCAGCATTATCTCAGGATGGCGCTATTGATGAACCAAACATGTCTGTAGAACGCATTGGCCAAGTTTATGGCCCATTACAAAAGCAGGTTCGAGATAGCCTGGCTCGCCAAGAATCCTTAGTGgctgacattcag GCACGTCATGCTGCATTTATAAATGAACATTCCGGTGCTGGTAGTACACGCGAAGCAATGTTGTGTCAGTTGGCGTCTGCCTACGATGCGTTCAAAGAGCTTGAGAACAACCTAAGGGAAGGAGctaaattttacaatgatcTTACACag TTGCTGGTggttttccaaaataaaatatctgacTTCTGCTTTGCTCGCAAAACCGAGAAGGAGGAATTAATGAAGGATTTAACCACAAATTTAAGTCACACAGGTCCGGCAACAACACCAACAATCCCATCACATCACGGAG GCAACACACCCCTATCACAGTCACAATCCAATATTCAAGGTGGATCTCAATTGCCATATCCGACAATGCAATATCAAGGTGGAATGCCGGTGCCTTACGGTGCTAGTGCAGCTACTCCCTATCCAACATATGTGCCTCCACCTATGCCAGCAGGCTATAACGGATTATACAATTATGGAACAATGCCTTATCCAGCACAAG GTGGATATAACCCGTATCAACCACAACCACATGCACCGCAAGCACCTTATGGTGGCTATGCAACTCTACCCAGATACGGAGGTTCGAACCCTCCTTCAAAGCCATGGTGA